In the Arachis hypogaea cultivar Tifrunner chromosome 20, arahy.Tifrunner.gnm2.J5K5, whole genome shotgun sequence genome, ACTCCAGGAATACAGTTACCAATAATGGATTCCTGTTATTATTGTATTGTTTTATCTTGTTGGTCATCTTTGGCATTTGAAacttgaaagaaataaaaagtagTTGCAATGTTTTAGCTTACCCTTAAGATAAATATTTCCAAGGAATATCAAACAAATTCAACTTTGCTGTGTTTCAGTAACAATATCACTTTGATTCCTTTCATACAACATAGGTACAGAAATAGTTCTGTGACGGTACTCAAGCTGAAACACTTTTGAAAACTCTTCAATCAAGGAGTTGCGAGTAATACCAATTAGACCGCCATCATCATGCATAATAGAATGCAGATCATTTGTTCCATTAGCAGCCATATTTGATGATTGAGCTTCTCTCAGTAACAACCCTTTAATGCTTCCAACCTCGCGGTTGCGTATGCCACATGGGATGATCCATTTGAAGGGAGTCAAATCTGTTGTGACATTAAGTGCTAAGCCATGGTATGTTATCCAATGAGACACTCTTATACCTACAGCTGCAACTTTCTCGTTTCCTGGAGCAAATTTCAACGAGGAGTTAGGagaatttcaaaaaagaagacaATGGTTTTGGACTAATCAATCCATCAACTAATTTATGTCTTGAAAGCTTAGGTATCAATCAGGCAGTAGCATATAATTTATATATGTCCTTGTAGAAACCATTCTATAAGCTGAAACCAAATTAATCCAACCTGAGAGTTCATCTAACGTTGTATAATTGTAAAGCTAGACTAAAACTCATGAGAGTTTAGTCGTGAAGTCATAAACTTAATTGTTTACAAGTTAGCCAGAAAGATTGTAAACTTGGCTGCAATATCTAAAATGTTAAACATGACCAAGACTAATTTATCCAACCTATTTTGATAAAGCCAATAATCTTGAATATCAAGCTAATCTTTCATGATATatgaaattataatattatatttttatgaacCTAAATTTGAGTGGTATTATTATCAAAAGTATACAAGTCTAAGGTTGCATAGTAGCAAAAAAAAAGGAACTTAGACTTACCAACCCAGACACCAGTTAAACCTTCCACTCGAGAAGCTTGAATGGAAAATGTCAAAGAAAGAACACGAATGACAAGCTCTTCCAGTGTCCTGAGGTACCAATGTAGATCCATCTTGTGTCTTCTTAGATTGATAATAGGGTACAGAACTAGCTGGCCAGGACCATGGTATGTAACTTCACCACCTCGCTCAGTACGATAAACATTAAAGGGTGCATTGTTGATGTTGAAATTTAGGTTGTCCTTGGTACTGGCAGTACCCAATGTATACACGGAAGGGTGCTGCAGAACAATAAGGGTGTCACTGCAATCTCCTTCGTTCTCAAGCTGAGCCTTCTTTTCCTTCACAATGTCTTTCTGCCAAGACCATGCCACTTCATAAGGGACTTGCTCTTGGTGCAAATCAAAGAGCTCGCAGCTGCGCAATTTCCTTAACACCGTTGGTGAGAATTTTCAAGTGTTAAATGTGTATAAACAGAATAGTAGTGCAACTTACAGCCTTGCTCCGTAAGATGTGAATTTGGATGGTTTCGGATATGAGAATTGGAGTGACTTGGACAGGTTGGAGTGGGTGCGCAAAGGTAGAGAAGGGCATGGAGGCGCTGATGAAGGGACTGTATTCAACAAATTCATGTCTGATTACGGGATACTGTGTGTTTGTGAGATGAAAATACCGGCGATATCAAAGATGGTGGCAACTAAGGACAATAGGAGGCGATCAATGTATCAAGTCCAATTTGAATTCATTACCTTTATATAATCATGGTCAGGAGTAACACTAAAAACTCATTTAGAAGCATAAACAACTGCCTGGTCTTCTGCAAATTCAGTTTCATATATTACCTAAAAATTGACACACATTAGCATTtattctctaaaaataaaaaaaaaattaaaagaaagattcAATAGTATTCTAGTTCTATATAATGTAATCAACATAAATTGACAACTTCAAGATTTACATATTTAAGTCAAACAGATCAATGCACGTGTATCTAAACCACACAGACCCACAATTTTCTAATAGTAtctaaacttttgaaaaaaattaatacaagagagcaaggttctgaaaaccggaccggtcatcgaaccaTTCTAGTTACTAGTTCACTGGTTCAACTGGaaaaactgttttataataaaataataaataaattaaaaatttaatacccTAAAGCATAACTGCAGTCATCAATAAACCTGTAGACAAAGTGGTTACCCTAGAAGAAGGGGGAACTGGTGGTAGCTCACATATAGACTTGGGAGAATTGGTTAAAGATgcctatataattaaaaaaaagggttAGTAGACACCATATTGTGCTTCGCGACGAGGATGATTCATGGGTTCCCCGGTTATCCATGCTTCGCGACAAGGATCAAACACTTCAATGGTCGACACCATTGTGCTTCCATCAAAGCCACCAAGTGCATGCCTACAAGGGGAATGGATAAGTTCATAACGGTGCAAAATCAGTCGCATAAGTTGTTACTAGCAAAGAAACTAGTGCAAGTCTTAATCTAAGAAATGCATAGTTGGCAAAATTCATATGCTGAATTAACTAACTTAACAATCGAAGCACAATTAAGCCCAAAGCACAGTTTTAATTGACTTAATTGAACACAAAAAAGCACAGCAGTGAACAGCAGAGCGCAAAAAAACACAGCACAGCAGCAAAGAAGACACAAACCAGAGTACAACATAGCATAGCAGTAGTGAGCAGAGCCATTCAATAATCAAATATAATTTGATCATTTctgaactaaaaaaaataacacgAACAGCAGGCACTAGTAGTGAGCTTTGTGATACAAAAAGAGTATTAAGAACCAACTTAAATTACAAGTATTCCTTTAGGCAATGAGCACAAAATTTATCATCAGGAAActttaacaaaatttaacaacagaaaaagaaaaaagcaagaacAAACCAGTAACAATTTATCGGGATCAATTTATCATCAATCAGTAAGCCAGTACCAGTTAATCAACCCAGAACAAACAAGAACAAGCCAGTAACAGggttaaaatttatcatcaagcAGTGAGCAAAGCCAGTCAACTAAGAGAAAGCACCGAGCACTGACTGAGCATCCGAGGCATTACCTTCGGCGAGGTAAGTGACCAGAGATTTGAGGGAGAGCGACGGACGACGGGAAGCTGGCGACGAACACTGCCGAGCTGGCGACGGACGACGGGGAGCTGGCGACGAACACGACAGACAGACGACGGCGGAGCAGGACCTGGAGACGCTGACGTTGGGGGAATGGAAGGGCCTTCGAACACGACGAAACAGGAGGCTTGGCGAACGACTACGACGAACCAGGCGGCGACGGTGAAACCAACAGCGGCGCGATGGAGGCTAGGGTTGTGTTTTGGGGAGGAATAATGAGAGTATGTACGAGACTGAGGAATCAGGAATGAGGCTCGAGAGGGGGGCGAGGGCTTCAGGCGAGGAGTGAGGACCGAGGAGAACCTGACTCTTCTATAACGCAAAAACGATGCCGTTTCAATAAAACCGGCCAGTCCCGGTTCGATCCGACCAGCCGGTCAGCGGTTTACATCCGATTTTCAACATAGCAGTTTTTTATGTTGAACAAACCGCATAAGCATCCAGTTCACAGTTGTATCGGTCCGACCGGCCAATCCAGTCTGGTTTTTAAAACCATGCAAGATAACATAATTGTTAGAATCAAACCGATGATCGACTCGATCAGACTATTAGGTCACTGGATTACTGGTTCAATCGTTAGGTCACTAGTTGAACCCGTTAACCCAgtctcatttaaataaaaatataaaataatcaatcaACAAGTATTAAACCTATATTAGTAGAAAATAAATgtcttcactaatattttaacATTAATCAAATCTCAAAGTCTAAAAATAACTATTAGAAAAATACTAATTAGCATTAAACCTATATTAATACAATCATGCAATAGTACCAATATGAGAAACAATcaagtattaaatttatattaaaacatcaacaatcaaatattaaatatacattaaaacaAGGACAATTTACACAAATAAAATGATTGAACGAAACCTTTACGCAAATACAACATTGGCAAATTCCAGACGCAAATGCAACAAACGCAATTGTATGTAATCCGCTACACTCTGTAACGGAACCTTTACGTTGAGGACTTCAATACTCATAATCCGCTATACCCTCTAGCAGATTATGAAGAGTGTGAAAGCTTGGGAAGATGCCTATATATACCCAGCAAGTTGTGTAGAGTGTCATTTTCATTCATTCATAACTTGAGGGATGAAAAATGAAGAGAGCTTTTTGGTGTTAATGCACCattctgaaaaaataaaaaagagtatgAGGCACGGTGTGAAGTTTACAAAGAGAGAACCACTGAGTGTTTTCGTCAGATCGTCTGATACACTATTCGATCTGAAGAGCAGTATACTGCAGAAGTTAGGCGCGGGTGGCACAAAGTGGGTGAAGAAGCTATTCTACAAGATTCCTATTGCGGTTGTGTCAACCGGCGTGCAATATGAAACATTCGTGTTACAAACAGATGAAGATATGCAGGTGTTGTTTCATTGTCGTCGGAATTTTCCGAAAGTGAGGATACACGAGTTGTTTGCGAACCTGAAACATGGGATCGATAGTTCTGGTGCATCCGCTCCAAACCCTCAATCCACCATGATGGGGTGCCTCCACCTCGAGGCCTGTCGTTGCACCTGAGTGTTTGTTGGAGTATCGGCCAGCCGGTCCAGTTGGGATATTCACCTCAACTCATCCATCTCCAGATGTAGGACGTGAGGGGGAACCGGATCGGGTGGAAAATGCTATGCTAGAGGATGATTCCGACAAAGAGCCTGCTGACATTGGAGGGGACAGCGATGATGAAATTCCAATAAACCCAGCAACATGTCAACCACCGTCAAGTGCCGGCACACATGAGCAACCTGCACATTATTCTACCCTGGATCTGGAAGCCATCGGCCAACCGACGGAGTCAACACCAACCTTTGGGGGTCAAGGGTTGCACGAGGGAAATTCTGTAGCTGAATTTCAAGTTGGTCAATCTTTCCACAGTAAGGAGGAAGCTATGCTTACTGTAAAAGATTACAACATTCGGTGCGGTGTTGAGTACAGAGTGATGGAGTCGGGAGTTCGGAAAGGGTTGCACGTGGATAATTCGCATTAGCCTTCGAGCACGGAAGGGAACATGGGAGGTTCGACGGTACACGGACCACACACATGCTTGGCTACATCGATATCAAGCAACCACCAACAACTAGATTATCACGTGATCTGTGTGAAGATCTTTCCTCTGGTTCGAGCCAATGCGACGGTATTGATAAAGGTGTTGCAAGAAGCTACTGAAGGAACGTACGGGTTCAAGCCAACTTACAGAAAGACGTGGTTGGCAAAACAGAAGGCGGTAGCACAGATATACGGGGACTGGGAAGAGTCCTACGCCGAGCTACCTCGTTGAATCCTTGGTGTGCAGTCTACCATGGAGGGGACGGTTGCCTTGCTGAAGACGTCTCCAGTTTGAGTCAGTGATGACGTCGATGACTCAACCGTGTACTTTCATCGTCTTTTCTGGATGTTTCCTCCTTGTGTTGAAGCTTTTCGACACTGCAAGCCATTGGTCAGCATAGACAGTACTCATCTGTATAGCAAGTATGGAGGGACTTTGCTCCTGGCCATCGCTCAAGATGGGAACTCCAACATCTTGCCTATTTCTTTCAGTCTCGTGGAGAGGGAAAATGCCGAGTCGTGGTCTTTCTTCCTGACCAACCTGCGACAACATGTGACTCTGCAACAGGGGATACTGGTCATCTCAGATAGGCACAATGGCATCAAGGCTGCACTAGAGAACCCTAACAGTGGGTGGTTACCCCCGCATGTGTATCGAGCATTTTGTATTCAACATGTTGCAGCTAACTTCACACTCAGTTTCAAGGGCACAGATGCAAAGCGTTTGCTTGTGAACGCTGCTTATGTGAAGACTGGGGCAGAGTTTCACTATTGGTTTGATATAATACGGATTGAGAATCCGGCAATGTGTAATTGGGCGAATAGAATAGAATACGATAAGTGGAATCAGCACCAGGATGGTGGCAGACaattcggtcacatgacgaccaATATATCTGAGTGTGTTAATTCTGTTATAAAGGGTACACGGAATCTTCTGGTTACCGCCCTAGTGAAGTCCACATATGGTCGGCTAGCGGAGTTGTTTGTGATTCGTGGTCAGACAGTAGAGGCTCAATTGGCCAGCAGTGCCAAGTTCTGCCAGTCTTTTATGAAGGCGATGGAGCGCAACTTGAAAGACTCCAGATGCTTCACTGTCACCCTATTCGATAGACACCAGTCTGAGTACACCGTTGCCGAGACGACACCGACCGGGAGCTTTTCACTTGGGACGTACCGAGTTTCCCTTCAGGATCGTACATGCGACTTTGGATACTTTCAGGCTCTCCATTATCCATGTTGCCATGCGATTGCATGTTGTGCCCAGTCACGACTTGACTAGTCTATCTATGTCGACGAGGTCTACACCATGCAGAAGGTGTTCAGGGTGTACCAAATGGGTTTTGTGCCGCCAATACCGGAGGGACTTTGGCCATCTTATGACGATTCGACCGTTATTCCGGACCACAGCTTGAGGCGTTGTTGTGATGGGCGACCGAGGTCTACCAGAATCCGGAACAACATAGATGAGGCCGACCCTCACCGACCAAAGCGATGCGGGCTCTGCACACAGTCTGGGCACACGCGTAGATCTTGCCCCCAGAGAGGCTCCACCGTTGCCGGTAGTTCGTAGGACTTCTAGTCTGTGTGCTTCtagttttttgaattttattttcgcATGTAGCAATTTATGTTTTTGGGTGTTAGTGTTAGTGCCTTTGGTGTGTTTGTGTTAGTATTTGTTCCGACTTATTTGTATGGCTTATGACTTATGACTAATGTAGTAATTTAATCCGTGTTAGTGTTAATGCCTGGTGCCTATTATATTTCTACGGCTTATTGTTTATGAAGACTGTATTTGTATAACTTCGTACATTTTGTATCACGAGTTGTTACTATTAGACTGGTATTGTTAGGCATCTTCCCAAACTTCCACACTCTTCATAATCCACTAGAGGGTGTAGCGGATTATAAGTATATCACCATATGagcataaaccgctacagggtgtagcggtttatAAGTATTGAAGTTCTCAACGTAATCCGCGACAGCCAGTAGTGGATTACGTGCAATTGGGTTCCGCTACAAGGTGTAGCGGATTACATACAATTGCGTTTGTTACATTTGCGTCTGGAAATTGCCAATGTTGTATTTGCGTAAAAGTTTCGTTCAATCattttatttgtataaattgcccttaaaacaacaacaatcaaatatTAAACTAGCAAGAATCAAATAATTCCAACTAGCATCAAATTCCTATTCTAAACCtacattaaaagtttaaaacgacaacaatttatatacaaatttcAATTGCATCAAATTTCAATTGCTTTAAAATTTCCTTTCAAGTGTCattctatataaatataaattcaaataaaCATCAATTTATCTATTCTAAATCTACTtaaaacaacaacaatcaagttttaagtttggatATCATTTTTTTCTATTCCCTCATGTATTTCTTTAAGTTTTCATGCAAACTTCATTACAATTGCTTTCTCTATGATAGTTTTCGTctagtttttttattttgggcTTTAAGTCCCGATTTCTATAAAAAAAGCAATAAGTTTTAAAAATCaatatatcaatatataataactagggcaagttaccaaaataaattgTTTGCCTTTTAATATTATCATAATACAAAATCTATACATTGAAGACGCAAATACATTTTTCCTATTTCAATAGAAACCGGTATAGGCGTATGGTGGATTATGATTTGAACGTAAACCGCGATAGGAGTGTAGTGGTTTGCATTTGTTGCGTGTGAGAAGAAACCGCTGCACTCCTCTAACGGTTTCTGATGGAATGCTTGAAAGGCATAAACCTTGGTACCCCTATAGCGGTTTATGCTTGCCTATATCAATTTAAAAGTTGGATGAATGATTGGGACCTTGTTTATATCAATTTCAGGTTATATGAGT is a window encoding:
- the LOC112783473 gene encoding octanoyltransferase LIP2p, chloroplastic, translating into MNLLNTVPSSAPPCPSLPLRTHSNLSKSLQFSYPKPSKFTSYGARLCELFDLHQEQVPYEVAWSWQKDIVKEKKAQLENEGDCSDTLIVLQHPSVYTLGTASTKDNLNFNINNAPFNVYRTERGGEVTYHGPGQLVLYPIINLRRHKMDLHWYLRTLEELVIRVLSLTFSIQASRVEGLTGVWVGNEKVAAVGIRVSHWITYHGLALNVTTDLTPFKWIIPCGIRNREVGSIKGLLLREAQSSNMAANGTNDLHSIMHDDGGLIGITRNSLIEEFSKVFQLEYRHRTISVPMLYERNQSDIVTETQQS
- the LOC112785460 gene encoding uncharacterized protein, giving the protein MFPPCVEAFRHCKPLVSIDSTHLYSKYGGTLLLAIAQDGNSNILPISFSLVERENAESWSFFLTNLRQHVTLQQGILVISDRHNGIKAALENPNSGWLPPHVYRAFCIQHVAANFTLSFKGTDAKRLLVNAAYVKTGAEFHYWFDIIRIENPAMCNWANRIEYDKWNQHQDGGRQFGHMTTNISECVNSVIKGTRNLLVTALVKSTYGRLAELFVIRGQTVEAQLASSAKFCQSFMKAMERNLKDSRCFTVTLFDRHQSEYTVAETTPTGSFSLGTYRVSLQDRTCDFGYFQALHYPCCHAIACCAQSRLD